One Salvia splendens isolate huo1 chromosome 22, SspV2, whole genome shotgun sequence DNA segment encodes these proteins:
- the LOC121786661 gene encoding uncharacterized protein LOC121786661, which produces MPTSGLNTESLVVIILDIIRMHQLRIICCLDEKGLLGNGDAAIDARRIRRKFIRLQRIPTQVHRFTRLAKVSDRECVDNLRMDRNCSGRLCILLRERGGLEYGKYVFVEKQVAMFLSVLSHHTTNRIVGFNFWRSGQTVSPYVHAVLKAVIMLHELFLAKPVPVDARIPDGNGSRSKNTCLMWHVRLFGRFRRNMRFVYVLAGWEGSAGDARVLRDAVARPRGVKVPIGQYYLCDNGYANSNGFLTPFKGVQNHLKEWGTGGYDSTKFKGNVQYSTHQGKEHHRTSVCCSKNEMGYPA; this is translated from the exons ATGCCTACTAGTGGTTTAAACACAGAGTCTCTGGTTGTGATTATTTTGGATATAATTCGTATGCATCAACTACGGATTATTTGTTGTTTGGATGAGAAAGGGCTGCTCGGAAATGGAGATGCAGCTATAGACGCAAGGAGGATACGCCGTAAATTTATCCGACTGCAAAGGATCCCCACTCAAGTTCATCGATTCACAAGGTTGGCAAAAGTAAGTGACCGGGAATGTGTTGATAACCTTCGAATGGATAGAAATTGTTCTGGCAGATTATGTATCCTACTTCGCGAGCGGGGAGGTTTGGAATATGGCAAATATGTTTTTGTTGAAAAACAAGTTGCAATGTTCTTAAGTGTTCTCTCACACCATACAACAAATCGGATTGTTGGCTTTAATTTTTGGAGATCTGGTCAAACAGTGTCACCCTATGTTCACGCTGTCCTTAAAGCCGTTATCATGCTTCATGAACTATTCCTTGCTAAACCTGTTCCTGTGGATGCCAGGATTCCAGATGGAAATGGTTCCCG CTCAAAAAACACATGTTTGATGTGGCATGTAAGGTTGTTTGGGCGCTTTAGACG AAACATGAGGTTCGTCTATGTCCTGGCCGGTTGGGAGGGGTCTGCCGGGGATGCTAGGGTACTACGCGATGCTGTAGCACGCCCGCGTGGTGTAAAGGTACCAATAG GCCAATACTACTTGTGCGACAATGGATATGCGAATAGCAACGGATTTCTAACCCCGTTCAAAGGCGTTCAAAATCACCTGAAAGAATGGGGGACCGGCGGCTATGACTCCACAAAATTCAAGGGAAATGTTCAATATTCGACACACCAAGGCAAGGAACATCATAGAACGAGCGTTTGCTGTAGTAAAAATGAGATGGGGTATCCTGCGTAG